The following are from one region of the Nicotiana tabacum cultivar K326 chromosome 3, ASM71507v2, whole genome shotgun sequence genome:
- the LOC107813344 gene encoding uncharacterized protein LOC107813344, producing MLQLNGNWDNYDRFRDFEVDAIVVDENASYSILISTIAEQLSIDTSEKIVEIKYMVNDNCPPMEIRNDMGVRVYMETKKENKNLGSYPLCISVRDFNMELAITNDNTSAGSFGSLKLLDMLYSPAIEEYQSEIITESTQTAIEEGQVYQDKQTVAAAMKHFSVMHKFQFRVKRSSHRSYWLVCVGENSVVGSMVIPKYCDPKTVYTPKDIQTDIKLPKYFYILEETYPGSVVKLKKTADECFLYAFVALCISISGWQHCRPVVAVDGTFLESAYRGIMLTANTMDAAGTILPLAYAVVDSENDASWKWFFEQFKQAYGERPSMCVVSDRNESILKVTSIIYPGMPHYSCMWHIWTNIRSKFKKGHLQLHELYFATTRSYTLDEFNERMSKTEEVDPHVKSYLYDIGYHRWSRVHATVNRTWTMTSNIAESLNAVTKDARELAIFDFLEYMRTLLERWTNEKLLKAKGTFTFLGSKFNKELENNRILSQKLRVGASTYHIHTVLDGVKRNETYENYCSPYYTRESLLRTYEIPVNPLPDESKWNVSQYILDEVVNPPTGDKRQLGRPQKERYKTYDEIKSKKYKVSCGNCGGEGHNKRSFKNAPKKK from the exons ATGCTACagttgaatgggaattgggataacTATGACAGATTTAGAGATTTTGAAGTTGATGCCATTGTGGTAGATGAGAATGCAAGCTACAGTATTCTGATTTCTACAATTGCAGAACAACTATCGATTGATACTTcagaaaaaattgtagaaatcaaaTACATGGTGAACGACAATTGTCCCCCAATGGAGATTAGGAATGATATGGGGGTTCGTGTGTATATGGAGACCAAAAAGGAGAATAAAAACTTAGGTTCATATCCGTTATGTATAAGTGTACgagatttcaatatggaattggCAATCACCAACGATAACACAAGTGCAG GTTCGTTTGGATccctaaagttacttgatatgctATACTCTCCAGCTATAGAGGAAtatcaaagtgaaataataacagAATCTACGCAAACTGCTATTGAAGAAGGACAAGTGTATCAGGACAAGCAAACTGTAGCTGCTGCAATGAAGCACTTTTCTGTGATGCACAAGTTCCAGTTCAGAGTTAAAAGATCTAGTCATAGAAG CTACTGGCTTGTATGCGTTGGTGAAAACT CTGTAGTTGGTAGCATGGTCATTCCAAAGTATTGTGATCCTAAGACTGTTTACACACCAAAGGACATACAAACTGACAT CaaattacccaaatatttttatattcttgagGAGACTTATCCTGGTTCGGTTGTTAAATTGAAGAAGACAGCAGATGAATGCTTCTTATACGCATTTGTTGCTCTTTGTATATCAATAAGTGGTTGGCAACATTGTAGGCCAGTAGTAGCGGTTGATGGGACATTCTTAGAGTCAGCCTATAGGGGGATTATGCTGACAGCAAACACCATGGATGCAGCAG GTACAATATTGCCCTTGGCATATGCTGTGGTTGATTCTGAAAACGACGCATCTTGGAAgtggttctttgagcaattcaagcaGGCATATGGTGAAAGACCTTCAATGTGTGTTGTTTCAGATAGGAATGAGAGTATACTGAAGGTAACATCAATTATCTATCCGGGCATGCCACACTACtcttgcatgtggcatatttggacaaatataaggTCAAAATTCAAGAAAGGTCATCTACAATTACATGAATTGTACTTTGCTACAACACGGTCATACACTctggatgaatttaatgaaaggatgTCGAAGACTGAAGAGGTAGACCCGCATGTGAAATCTTACCTATATGATATTGGCTATCATAGATGGTCAAGAGTACATGCAACAGTGAATAGAACGTGGACAATGACATCAAATATTGCAGAGTCGTTGAATGCTGTAACAAAAGATGCAAGAGAGCTAGCGATATTTGACTTTTTAGAGTATATGCGGACACTGCTAGAACGTTGGACCAACGAGAAGTTATTGAAGGCGAAGGGTACTTTCACATTTCTTGGGTCCAAATTCAACAAAGAATTAGAGAACAACAGAATATTATCTCAGAAGCTTAGG GTGGGGGCTTCAACATATCATATACATACTGTGTTAGATGGTGTGAAGCG GAATGAAACATATGAAAACTATTGCTCTCCGTATTACACAAGGGAGAGCCTTCTGCGTACGTATGAAATACCAGTAAATCCTCTTCCTGATGAAAGCAAATGGAATGTGTCACAATATATTTTGGATGAGGTAGTAAATCCACCGACGGGAGATAAAAGGCAGCTAGGGAGACCTCAAAAAGAAAGATATAAAACATATGATGAAATAAAGTCAAAGAAGTACAAGGTGTCATGTGGAAATTGTGGAGgtgaagggcataacaaaagatcttTCAAGAATGCGCCCAAGAAGAAATGA